Part of the Stackebrandtia endophytica genome is shown below.
GATCCGCGCCAGGATCTCCGGTTCTCTGCGTCGGGCTTCCTCGTCGGAGATCTCACCCGTCAGGCGCGCGCTTTCGATGTCATGTAGCAAACGCCTCGCCGAGTGAGATCGGTTTTCATGTTCCTGATCAACTTGGTCTTGAACGATCTCCGCGAGCCAGACGAGCGCGTTGATCGGTCCCAT
Proteins encoded:
- a CDS encoding gas vesicle protein GvpG, coding for MWFIPGMAMGPINALVWLAEIVQDQVDQEHENRSHSARRLLHDIESARLTGEISDEEARRREPEILARITGLPTAGEAARQTANNEVIEHG